One Dehalococcoidia bacterium genomic window, CCTCGTGCCAGGCCAGGCCGCCGCGGTACCCCGTGCCCAGCGCCTTGAAGAACGCCTCCTTGGCGCAGAACCGCGCGGCGAAGTGCTGGGCGGGATGGCGCATGCTCCGGCAGTAGCCGATTTCTGCCGGAGTGAACAGCTTGTCGGCCAGCCCGTCCTTCTCTTCCAGATCCCGCTCCATGCGGGAAACGTCCAGGAGATCCGTCCCAGTACCGAGGATCATGATGGAAAAGGCCCTTTTCAGGGTAGGTGTAACGGCAAACCCGGTTAGATCCGGCGTGGCGTCAGGTCCTAGCCGCGGGATAATGGTAAATCTCGGCAGTGGTGAAT contains:
- a CDS encoding holo-ACP synthase produces the protein MILGTGTDLLDVSRMERDLEEKDGLADKLFTPAEIGYCRSMRHPAQHFAARFCAKEAFFKALGTGYRGGLAWHEVEVRRNVLGRPELHLTGKALEAAQNLGAQHLHLSLSHTRQLALAMVILES